In Scytonema millei VB511283, the genomic window TCGATCTATTGTTTTAGCTTGAAGTAATTTTCCAGGTTGGGTAACTGGATTTACAGAGGAGTCAGTCAGATATTGACGATGGAGGCGATCGCGTTTTAAAGAATAGAAAAATGCGTGCGGTATATACTGGAGAAAAAACAGCGACTTGAAAACGTAATTTATTTGCAGCGATAGCTGTTTGAGAAACGCCATAACTTTTCAAACTGTCCTAACTCTTCAAAATAATGTGTAATTATTAACTCGCGATCGCCCCAAGTACGAATTTCAAGAGAAACAAAGGGCTTCTTTTTCTTAGTTCTCTATAAAATACTTCATATAACTCAGAATTTTAACTATCGCTTGCGGTTTACTGAGTCATTCTTTTCAGATTAATTACTGAGTCACTGTCGTTCTTCTCCTCAAAGAATTAATTATCCATCTATCTCAGGAGCGATTCAATTTTAAGCCTACTCTTCTATACATAGTTAATGAGAACATTTACTTAGATACTACGAATAACAAACAACTTCTAGATAAATTTTGCGCGATTGAGAAGTCAAGTGTTCTTAGCGCAACGAATGTATTAGGTCATAACAAAACAGCCAGTAAGTTACAAGGAAGGCGTATGCAATTTCCCTCTCCCTATTTAACAATAACTAATCAACTGGCATCAATGGGAGTCAAGCCCAAATATATTACGGATCTTGATTCGGCAACGACGGCATTGCGGGCAACTGCTAAATTCCTGCATGGCAAGGAATTGCGATCGGGGGGCTTTGCACCATCTCTTGCTGCTTCAATTACAGATGCCGTTAGCTATCTCCCTAAAGAACTTGGGAAAGATTTGTCTACTGTGTCAGGCTGGGTCAGTGCATCCTCGCCTAACGTGCTAAACGACGTGCGGGCAGAAACTATGTCCCAATGGGTAGTGAACCAATATCCTCAACGGCGTTATCCTGCTGCCGTTATTGGTTCTTCAAACGGTGCTGCCGTGCATCTATGTGCGGCACTTGGTATTCCCTGGTTGCCGCAAACACTCCTCGTCTCTTTGCGACACCCTGTCGATCCTGACGAACCAAAACAGGAATTAGAGTGGGCTAAAGCACCAGCCCAACAACTGCTCGCCAGGAATCCCGATTTGTGCGTGTACCAAATGCACGACCCGAACCAAGATCGCTTAAAGGTTCCTCGCGTCACTTACTTTCGGCTGAAGCGCACTCGTCTCGGCACGCAATTCCAGCAGTTTCTTCAGCAGAATTTGGAGCCAGGGGCGACGCTATTCTTACTAGAGTGTCAATATAGTTGGTTGTCCACACAAGTGAGCGATCGCCATTTCTTCCAGTTTGGCGGTAAAGGCAAATTAGCTCCAGATGATTATTTTCAGCACAGCCAACAGATCGCTGACTTCCTGCAACAGAACGGATCTCAACACCGATATTGGGAACCGCCCGCCCCAGATGGTAGGTTGCCAGAATCAGAGTGGGGGTTTGAAGGAGCTTTACGCGATGATGTAGAGCAATTTGCCCGTCAGCATGGCTTTCGCGTTCGTCGGATTGTTTTCGATTTTCCTCAAGATCTGAGTCCACTGGTGGCTGATTTGTATCGTTGGTGGTATCAGGAACGCGGTTTACCAAGCGATCGCCTCTTGGTGGAATCGTTTGTTTACCTCCAGCCGTGGTGGGCGTTACGCCTCGGATTAGTACCATTTTGGACGGTCTTCAACGATCGCATGTCAGCGGAGCGGCTCAATAACTATTTGGACTCTGCTAAGTCATACGATGAGATTTACATGACTTTGTTCTCGAACGGTTTGAAAGCACTCGGTCAGGCTTCAATTGAGGAATGGCTTTCTATTCTCAACCGCGCCCGCGATCGCGGTCAGTTTATTGGCGTGAACGAGCAGACCTATCCTGGGGATTTAGCATCGTATACCCGCCACTACACCGATTTGAAGAAACTTGAGGGACGTTACCCAATGCCAGAACCGCTGACGCTACAGCAACTCGATAACTTTTTAACGCAAGCAGGCGTTAGCGAAGCGAGCGCGGAGCGATCTCGTTATCCGGTGCAATGGATTGACCAGCATTGTCGGGTTTAAGTTGAGAGTGCCTGCTGCACCATTTCCTGATATTGCTTTTTCGGCTTCAGTCCAGCAATTCGAGTCAATTCTTGCTGCTGTTTAAATAGCACCACGGTTGGAGCATTTCTGACCCCCATGTCGATCGCTAATTCGGGTTCCTCAACCATGTCAATTTCGACGCGCGACCTTAAGCGTTGCGTCTTTACTGGGAAGCCGTCTTCCCTCTGGGTTCCTGCCCCATATTCCCCTGTAAAAGGGTCGCTGACCCCGCCTACATCAGCAGTAAGTAATGAAACTGATGGAGCGCAAGGCACAAAAGCCTGAATCATCTTTAACCTCTAAGGGTGGTAAGGCAAGGGAAAGCTGGATAAGGTGAATATTTGTGAATCAACGTAAGTTCCGTTATTGATTAACAGGTGAAAGGAGGTTGTTACACCTGAACCAAAAGGTACGTGAGCAAACTGAAACACTCGAAAGAGTCCCAGAAGAGGTTCGCTGGTTGTCGAAGTAGCGAACAAGCAGGTCTCAAGTCTCACCGGAATATAGTTGGCACCTAAGTCCAAAGCGAATGTAGAGCGCAATGAAAAGGGTAAGCCCGATGGGTTCTCGAAGGATGGTCGAATCTTTGAGTAAGTCAACCGCAAGGGAGACAGAACCACCTAGCGGGTAAAGGAAACGGGAAAAAGCAAATGCTCTTGATAATGCAAAAGATAGAGGTTCAAACTTTGCCTCACACCGAAAGGTGGCAGACTTCCCGTTGGTCTCGAACGATAAGCCAAAGAAAAGGAATTGAACCCTAGTGAAAGATAGATTCAAACTTGAAATCGGAGCTAAGGAACCGCTGACAGATTGGACAGCCATTCAATGGAAGCCAATCAAAAAGCGAGTGAAAAACCTGAGACAGCGGATTTATCGTGCAACACAGAATCATCGGTGGAACCAGGTGAGAAGCCTGACAAAACTGATGCTACGCAGTTACTCTAACCTGCTACAATCCGTGCGAAGAGTCACTCTAGAAAATCACGGCAAGAAAACAGCTGGGATAGATGGTCAAAAGGCATTAACCCCTAGTGACCGAGTGAAATTAGTTCACCAGATGCAGGAATACACGCTGTGGAAAGTCCGCCCAACCAAACGGATATATATTCCAAAAGCTAATGGAAAACAAAGACCACTCGGAATTCCTGTTCTGCAAGATCGCGTCGCACAAGCAATGGTCAAAAATGCGCTTGAACCTAGCTGGGAAGCTCGTTTTGAAGCAAACAGCTACGGCTTTCGCCCCGGCAGAAGCTGTCATGATGCCCTTGTCCAATGTCACAATCGGCTAAGAAAAGGACATGACAGCTGGATTCTGGATGCGGACATCAAGAGTGCGTTTGACAATATCAGTCATGAATCCATTCTCAAAGCTCTTGGGACAATACCAGGCAGAGAGTTGGTCAAACAATGGCTGAAAGCAGGCTATGTAGAATCCGAAATCTTCTATCCAACGTTGAAAGGCACAGCTCAAGGTGGGATTTGCTCCCCGCTTTTAGCGAATATTGCCCTGACTGGATTAGAAGAACTCTTGTCTCGATATCAAAAAGTCAAACCAGCCCCATTCTTTGATAAAAGTCGGGGGAAAGTGAGAAACAGGAATAAAAAATCCAACGCATACGGTTATATTCGTTATGCCGATGATTTTCTAATTACTGCGACGAACAAGAACGATATTGAGACGATTGTTCCCGCGATTCAACGATGGTTATGGGAAAGAGGGTTGGAACTAAACCTAGAAAAGACAAACATCAAAAATATCAATGATGGCGTAAACTTTCTGGGATTCACTATCAGACAATTCAAGGGAAAAACTTTGGAAATGCCTGAAAAAGAGAAAGTTCTCCATAAGTTAAGGGAAATCAGAACTTGGCTGAAAAATCACCAACAAATCAGTCCTGAAATGCTAATTAACTACCTCAATCCAATTATCCGGGGATTCGGAAACTATTACCGCATCGGCAGCAGCAAACGGGTCATGTCTTACTTCGACAAAGAAGTATGGAAGGCACTATGGCGCTGGGCAAAACGAAGACATCCAAATAAAGGTCGACACTGGGTACAGAAGAAATACTTCCGCACTCATCAAAACCGAAAATGGAGATTTTTCGCTAAAGCGCGTGATAGACAAGGAGAACCAACCTTCATTTACTTGCTACAAGCCGCAACGATCCCCATCGAACGGCATGTAAAAGTCGAAGGAACCGCCTCTCTAGATGACCCTAGCTTAAAATCATACTGGCTAAAACGCCTCACTAAACTGGGCAAAGTCCGGTGGGAAAACGGCTCAAAACTCAGAAAAGTGGCAGAAAACCAGAAATGGAAATGCCCAATCTGTGGAGAGCATCTGCTTAACGGTGAGAAACTACACATTCACCATCTCAAAAGCATGAAAGAAGGTGGCACCGACTCAATCGACAACCTCGTGCATTTGCACGTTGCGTGCCATAAACATATCCATGCAGGTGGAGTTTTTGTGAAGCAAGAGGCTTGAGCGGCTTGATATGAAAGTATCACGAGCCGTTCTGAGGGGAGGGAGACAGGGTGACTTGCTCTCTCTTACCCGACTAGGTGCAGGCGATCGGCGCGTTCCTTTACCAACTGTTCTAGCACGGGCTTCAAAGTGACGCAGGAACTGCAATGTGGCGCAATAAACTTGACTAATATAGGCTTGTCTGACTTTTGTATCAACATTTCCCAAGCCGATCTACCAGCATAAAAGGTTTCATTGAAGGAATAAAATTCTTGCATGTTTGCTCTCCTAAGAACGCTCAGAAAAACCAAAGACTGCCGACGACCAGGTAGTATCCACCTGCCAGAATCAACGCAGCACTACCGATACGAATAATCCACTCCGAGTAGTCCAGTAGAAGACGGGTTTGCTTTACCAGTCCCGCCATCAGGCTGGATAGAAAAATGATGATGGTGTAGCCCAAAGCGTAACTAACCATCGTTAGCGTCCCCAAGACCTGAGAGCCTGTAGCCGCTGCCGCTGCCAGCACTGCAAACAGAACTGGACTGGCGCAAGGCGAACTCACTAACGCAAATGTCACGCCGACCCCATAGGGACCAAAGCCGGAGGCATCGGCTTTAACTTCTGGCAAGGGTAGCTTAATGATTCCCAGCAGGCTCAAGCCCATCACTAAAATAATTGCTCCAACGCCGAGGTTAATATAACCTCGGTATTCGACCATAACTGCACCAGCAAAGGATGAAGCCAATCCAAACAGGCTGAGAATAGTCACAACACCGAGTACGAACAGGCTTGCCTTGCTCAATGCATCTTGACGAGATTTGATATTTCGCGTACCGATGTAGCTCAAGTTAATTGGCAACAGTGCCAAGATACAAGGCGAAATGCTGGCAATCAGTCCGCCGATAAAAGCCAGGGGGAAAAGCACCAGTGGATTAGTGGTGTCCTGTTTGTCTAGCCATTGCTGATAGCTGTTTTCCATCAGCGAGATCGAGCGTTCGATCTCCCTAGAGATTGGTTCAGTAGCAACTAGAGCGATGACTAATCCTAGCAGTACCAACCCGCCAAATAGCAACCAAAATTTTTGTTGTTTGGGAATTTTGGCAAGAAAAAGCTTCCGGTCTGGTTTTGGGATGCGTGACATAAGAACTCTCTACTACTTTTTAGCCAGCGCCGTGTCGAGTACGCTAGTGTAAGCAGACTCGTCAGGATTGTTGCTGTGCTGTGCCAAGATTTTGCCCGTAGCTGGGTCAACGATCGCTACCATGCCTGTCTTAGATTTGTTAGCAGCGAAGAATTGCCCCAGTCCTAACTGCTTGGCTTTACTTTCCGATTGACTGGTAGCGGATTTATCTGTCACATCCAAGACAATAAAATGGACTCGTCCGGCATATTCTTGCCGCAGTTGTGACAGAGTAGGTTTGATATTTTTACAAGCCGGACACCAGCTAGCAAAGATGTCAACCACAACAGGTTTTCCCTGTAGCTCTTTAGAGAGCGGTCCTCCAACAGAGTTGCGTTTGGCAGCACAGGGATTAGCCGAGGCACAGGGATTTGCCGAGGCACAGGGATTTGCTTGAGCAACCTGGGTAAGCGCCGATTCGATCGGAGTAGAAGAATTGCTAGCTGATGTGGTAGCTAGCAAGGATACGCTGAAGACCAGGCTGCTTAAGCACAGATTGAGTAGTAAGTTGGAAGACTTGTGCATGGTGACTCTCGTTGGATTGTTTAGCATCTGTATTTCAAGACGAACCAGGATGAGTTTTGGATTTAAATCAGTCGAAATTTAGGATTTGAGATGCGTTGAGCATTTGGCGATCGCATTCATCTAATCCAATTCGTCACGTCAAGCGTCTTATAAAATAGAGTGTTCTTTATTCTGATGGAGGAGAGTTGTGGAATCAAGATGCTTACCGATGCGGAAATTATCAACTCAAACCTGTTGTTGAGACATGGAGCCTCAACTTCCCAAATCCAATCCGACGGAGGCTTTGTCTTTAACGGATGAAGCATTGTTTGAAGCGCTGAAAAAGAAGGATGCCTCCGCCCTGAGCATTCTTTTCAATCGTTACGGTCGGCTTGTCTATGGGTTGGCGTTGAAAATCCTGAAAAACTCTCAAGAAGCAGAAGATCTGACTCAAGAGATTTTTCTAGCACTGTGGCGCAATGCATCTAGATATCCTGATTGTCGCTATTTCGGGCGCTATCTCATTAGCATGACGAGATCGCGGGCGATCGACAAACTCCGTTCTCGCGGCAGGCATCTAAAACTCTTAGAACAATGGGGACAAACCATGACTTTAGAAACACTCTCTCCCACTCCGGTTGAGCGAGCTACCTTAGCAGAACGTTCTCAACGCATTCGCGCTGCCCTAACCCAACTTCCAGACAAACAACGTCAGGCGCTGGAGATGGCTTACGATGAAGGACTCACGCAGGTGGAAATCGCTCGGCGATTAGATATTCCCTTAGGGACAGTCAAGACTTGTACCCGTCAAGGTTTGCTGAAACTCAAACAAATTCTCTTAGATTTTGGCATCTGAGCTATGAATGAATCTTCAGATCGCGAACGCATTAAAGCCTTAGCAGCAGGGTTTGTCGCCGATGACCTCACCCCTGAAGAAGCTGAAGAGTTCCGGCAGTTGCTTGTCAACAATCCCGAACTCGTCCAAGAAATTGATGACTTACAGGAAGTTTTGAGGCAGTTGCTAGATGGCTTCACCGAGGTAGAAGCCCCACCCCATCTGCTGCCAAACATTCTAAATCAAGCTGAAGCTGCGGGGAGTCGAATGGCTGCGATCGAAAGGTCTGGGCGATCGTGGAGAAGAATCGCTGGCAGCCTTGCAGCTTTGTTTGTGGTGGCTTTGGGGTTTGATAATTACCGCTTGCGCCAGGAACTCGGTCAGGCTCATGCTGTCAGTACCCTACTCCAGAATGCCGAAACTCGACTGTTTACCTTCCAGGGAGTTAACTCATTAGATACTGCTTCCGGTAGCATTATAATGAATCCCGAACAACAAAAAGTGGTAATGCTTGTCCAGAATCTGCCTGCTCCACCTCCAGGGCAAGTCTATTTACTATGGGCAATAGTCGATAATAAAAAGCTACCCTGCGGTGAAGTTAAGCCTTATGCTTGGGGAGACTCCACCTCTAGATTACCATTCACCCCCGAAATGTATAGAGACTTCTATCATCCACAGTTTTCTGGTCTCGTCGTAACGCTGGAGACCGATCGGAATTCTGCTCGTCCCACGGGACCTGTGGTAATGCAGAGTTCGCAGATTTAATGCTGTCTGCCGAAAGACGGTAATTAATTTTTTTGCTCAACATTTGATTTAGGTCTGAGACGATCGTGCTGGAAGAAAATAGTCTTTGTGTAGAGAGTCAAGATTGGCTAGTAACTGAGAATGGCGAATGTATTGCGCTTACCCTAGATGAACTTCAATCTCCAGTAAAGCCTTATCGCCTGTATCGATTTCTCACTCAACTAGAGGACATTCTTGATACCGTAGCAGACGATCGCAGTCGCATAGAAGCGATCGCTCCCTTGGTGCGAAAGCTCTTGACCAGTTCCTACTGGCTGCAAATGGAATTTATCGACCCACCGCTTGACCCTGGCTGGTCAGTGCGTTTTCTCTACGAGGATCGAGACTTTCCTCTGACAGTGCAAATGGTGGCTTGGTTGCCAGGAAATTTTTCGCCAATTCACAACCATGCCACTTGGGGAATTGTCGCCTTAATTAGCGGACAGGAAAAAAATCGATTTTGGCGGCGATCGCCTACTCCAGAATACCCCGACGGGATCGATCTGGTTGGTGAAAGAATATTAGTTCCTGGAGATATTATTGGCTTTTTGCCTGATGCTATTCACAGCGTTGAGCCTCTAGGTACAGAACCTGCGATTACTTTTAACCTTTACGGGGTTACAGACTATTTCCAACGCTTTGAGTTCGATCCAGAGACTCGTACTGCCAAAAATTTCTGAAGCCAAAACCGAGTTCTAGAGAGTCACGGCTTGAGTTAATTTAAATAGAGACACAGCAGGCGATCGCTCAAACAAAATTTCTTAAACGTCCTGTCCCTCGGTCGCGACAACATACCCAGGCACTCAAGCCAGCCCTGAAAATTTCGTTTCCACGAGTTTTACACCTTTTTTCCCTAAGATACAGCAGGCAATCGCCACTGAATTGCTCTAAAAATGACAAAGGGACAGCAGCTATGAATCATCACAGATAGATGAAAACCTCAGAGAAACACCTACTCAATCGAGAACGGCAGGAGATTTTGCAACAGCTAGAAGACTGGCTGGAAACACCCATGCTCCTGCTCAGTTTTGCATGGTTGGCGTTGTTTGTCGTTGAGTTAATTTGGGGTTTGACTCCTTTACTCCAAGCGATCGGCACGGTGATTTGGATAATTTTTATTCTAGATTTCATCCTCGAATTTACTCTAGCTCCACATAAGCTTGCCTATCTGCAACGCAACTGGCTGACAGTTATTTCCCTCCCACTACCCGCACTGCGCCTGTTTAGGTTCGTGCGCGTTTTACGGGTGCTAAATACTGCACGGGCAGCTCGTGGCATTCGGTTACTACGTGTCATTACCCGCACGAATCGGGGAATGCGGGCGATCGGTGCGAGTTTAGGTCGTCGCGGTTTCGGCTACGTTGTTACAACAACGCTAGTAATTACCCTAGTTGGAGCAGCGGGGATGTATGCGTTTGAAAGCAATCCTCCTGATGGGCGCGGTCTAAATGACTACGGCTCGGCGCTGTGGTGGACGGCAATGCTCATGACCACACTGGGTTCGGAGTATTGGCCCCAAACTCCCGAAGGACGAGTGCTTTGCTTCCTTCTGGCGCTGTATGCTTTTGCCGTATTTGGATACTTGACAGCTGCGATCGCCACATTTTTTATCGGTCGCGATGCCGATGATGACGAGGCGGAAATCGCAGGAGCTAAATCTATAGCAGCACTGCACGCCGAAATTACAGCTTTGCGTCAAGAGATTCAGGCGCTATCTCAGCAGAAATTGGAACCGTGAATTTGGTGGCTAACCCATTCAGGAAGTTGCTATGTCTATCTAAACTTTAAGAGCGATTGTTTGAAAATTTCGCTCGCTCTCCCCGACTTTTCCACTATTTGGATCTAACTTCAAAACACAGGTAGTTAAACCGAGTTAACTGTTGTTCATAACTCCTGTTTCAACAAATGCTGGCGTTGCGTGTCTTATGAGCAATTTAGTTAAGATTTTCCCGGAAAAATTGCTAAATCGTTACGGCGATCGCGCAACGCTCTTTACTATTGAAATATGGAAGCGATCGCATTAGATATAAGGATAACGTGCGTCAGTTACTAATACAGGTTCCGCGTGGCTGTGGCAAACAAGTTTTGGAAATTGCCAAGGCATTTGACGGAGCAAACTTAACACTAATTGAGGCGACGGGGAGCGATGGCGAGATCGATTTAGCGATCGCCCACATCTCTAATAGCAAAGTTGAAGGACTGCTGGGAGAGTTGGAATCTCTGCCACAACTACACGTCACGCTGATCCCGCAGGGAGTGATGGCGCTCCAGCCACCACCAGAAGAAGCACCGCAGCAAGTCACAAATGTAGAACTTCGCAGCCCGATTGAAATCTTTCTGGCGGGTTTGCAAAGCGTCGGCTCTTGGAAAGGTTTTCTGGGATATGCGGCGGCTGCGGGTGTGGTAGTTTGGATTGGCTTGTATACGAATACGAATTATCTACTGGTTGCCGCGATGTTGATTGCACCGTTTGCGGGTCCAGCAATGAATCTGGCGATCGCTACGGCACGGGGAGATATCACTTTGCTCAAGCGCAGCATCATCCGTTACTTTAGCGCCTTGAGCGTAACAATTTTAGTCACTCTCGCCCTCAGCCTGATTCTGCGGCAGGAAATTCCCACAACTCAAATGATACAAACGAGCGAATTATCCTCAGTGGCGGTGTTGCTGCCGTTAGCAGCTGGCGCAGCTGGGGCGCTCAATCTTGTGCAATCTCAAAGAAGTAGCTTGGTATCTGGTGCAGCAGTTGGAATGCTCGTCGCTGCCTCGCTAGCACCGCCTGCTGGACTCGTGGGAATGGCAGTGGCGATCGGCAGGTGGGATATGGCAACGAGCGGATTGTTCGTCCTCTTGCTACAACTGGTGGGAATCAATTTGACTGCCACGATATTATTTCGCGTCTTTGGCTTATCTACGCAAGGATCTCGCTATCGGCGGGGCAAGCAATGGGTATTTGCGGCGACTCTGGCTGTGACTGTGGCAGCTCTGGGAGGATTATTAACTTGGCAGTTGAGCAATCCGCCAAATTTTCAACGTTCTACCCGCGCCCAACGAGCTACGGCTGAAATTCAGCAAGTGGTAGAAGCAAATAATACTGCCAACTTAGTCGAGGCTAACATCCGCTTTACTCGCTCGGAAATTCCAGGACAGAATACGCTGCTGGGTGTGGTTTACGTCCAGCGTCACGCCGGAGTCACTGCATCAACAGAGGAAATCCGCACCGCGCTCACCCGTCAGATCCAAACGCGCTTATTAGAACAAGGTTTTAACGTGACACCGTTGATTGATGTCAACGTCTTAGAAGCACCAACTAAAACTTGAGCTAGATTCAGCCTGTTAATTACTTGTGGGATACTTTAATCGATCGCGCTGCTCTGCAAGACTATACATTTCTTGAAATGGAATGGCGATCGCGGCTGAAACAGGAGGCAACAGTTGGAGCAAGTTTTTAAATTGATTAGCTTCAATACCGAAATTGGGCTAAAGGTATTAGCTACGCTCGCCTTCCTGATTGTCCTCTGGTTGCTGCGTCGTGTCGCTAATGCTTTTATTCGAGAATCGATCCGCGATCGCTACAACGGGCGGATTTGGTTTTGGGCAGGGCAGGGATTAAATTTAGTTACAGCAGTATTGTTAATTTTAGGGCTGCTCGAAATTTGGTTTGACAACCCGAATCGGCTTGCTACTGCAATCGGTTTAGTGACAGCAGGTGTAGCCTTTGCCCTGCAAAAAGTCATTACGGCGATCGCGGGTTATTTTGTAATTTTGCGGAGTAATATTTTTAGCGTTGGCGATCGGATTACGATGGGTGGCGTGCGCGGCGATGTCATTGCTTTGGGTTTTATCCATACGAAAATTATGGAAATGGGACAGCCAGTTTCGTTCCAAGATTCAACTTCTGCGAGTTGGGTGAAAAGCCGTCAATTTACTGGCAGAGTTGTCAGTATCACCAACGACAAAATTTTTGACCAGCCCGTTTACAACTACACGCAAGATTTCCCCTATCTTTGGGAAGAAATTAGCATTCCCATTTCTTATACAGCCGACCGAGATCGTGCCGAACAAATTTTATTAGAATGCGCCGCCCGTCATACAGAAAATATTAACCAGATGAGTCAGGAATCTTTGAGAGTGATGCGCGATCGCTATTTTCTCCATTCTCACGATTTAACACCCAAGGTTTACTATCGCATTACTAACAACTGGCTGGAACTGACTGTCCGTTTTGTCGTCAGAGAACACGGAATTCGCGATCTCAAAGATGCCGTTAGCCGCGATCTTCTCAAAGCTTTCGATGCTGCTGGAATTAGAATTGCAACGACGACTTATAATGTTGTCGGATTTCCTCCACTTCAGATCGAGAATAGCTTTAGTAATACAAAAGAAAATTCACAGCATTAATTTACTGCGTTATTTTAGGC contains:
- a CDS encoding thioredoxin domain-containing protein, translating into MQEFYSFNETFYAGRSAWEMLIQKSDKPILVKFIAPHCSSCVTLKPVLEQLVKERADRLHLVG
- a CDS encoding DUF389 domain-containing protein encodes the protein MRQLLIQVPRGCGKQVLEIAKAFDGANLTLIEATGSDGEIDLAIAHISNSKVEGLLGELESLPQLHVTLIPQGVMALQPPPEEAPQQVTNVELRSPIEIFLAGLQSVGSWKGFLGYAAAAGVVVWIGLYTNTNYLLVAAMLIAPFAGPAMNLAIATARGDITLLKRSIIRYFSALSVTILVTLALSLILRQEIPTTQMIQTSELSSVAVLLPLAAGAAGALNLVQSQRSSLVSGAAVGMLVAASLAPPAGLVGMAVAIGRWDMATSGLFVLLLQLVGINLTATILFRVFGLSTQGSRYRRGKQWVFAATLAVTVAALGGLLTWQLSNPPNFQRSTRAQRATAEIQQVVEANNTANLVEANIRFTRSEIPGQNTLLGVVYVQRHAGVTASTEEIRTALTRQIQTRLLEQGFNVTPLIDVNVLEAPTKT
- a CDS encoding cysteine dioxygenase family protein; this translates as MLEENSLCVESQDWLVTENGECIALTLDELQSPVKPYRLYRFLTQLEDILDTVADDRSRIEAIAPLVRKLLTSSYWLQMEFIDPPLDPGWSVRFLYEDRDFPLTVQMVAWLPGNFSPIHNHATWGIVALISGQEKNRFWRRSPTPEYPDGIDLVGERILVPGDIIGFLPDAIHSVEPLGTEPAITFNLYGVTDYFQRFEFDPETRTAKNF
- a CDS encoding sigma-70 family RNA polymerase sigma factor, whose amino-acid sequence is MEPQLPKSNPTEALSLTDEALFEALKKKDASALSILFNRYGRLVYGLALKILKNSQEAEDLTQEIFLALWRNASRYPDCRYFGRYLISMTRSRAIDKLRSRGRHLKLLEQWGQTMTLETLSPTPVERATLAERSQRIRAALTQLPDKQRQALEMAYDEGLTQVEIARRLDIPLGTVKTCTRQGLLKLKQILLDFGI
- a CDS encoding anti-sigma factor, producing MNESSDRERIKALAAGFVADDLTPEEAEEFRQLLVNNPELVQEIDDLQEVLRQLLDGFTEVEAPPHLLPNILNQAEAAGSRMAAIERSGRSWRRIAGSLAALFVVALGFDNYRLRQELGQAHAVSTLLQNAETRLFTFQGVNSLDTASGSIIMNPEQQKVVMLVQNLPAPPPGQVYLLWAIVDNKKLPCGEVKPYAWGDSTSRLPFTPEMYRDFYHPQFSGLVVTLETDRNSARPTGPVVMQSSQI
- a CDS encoding mechanosensitive ion channel family protein — its product is MEQVFKLISFNTEIGLKVLATLAFLIVLWLLRRVANAFIRESIRDRYNGRIWFWAGQGLNLVTAVLLILGLLEIWFDNPNRLATAIGLVTAGVAFALQKVITAIAGYFVILRSNIFSVGDRITMGGVRGDVIALGFIHTKIMEMGQPVSFQDSTSASWVKSRQFTGRVVSITNDKIFDQPVYNYTQDFPYLWEEISIPISYTADRDRAEQILLECAARHTENINQMSQESLRVMRDRYFLHSHDLTPKVYYRITNNWLELTVRFVVREHGIRDLKDAVSRDLLKAFDAAGIRIATTTYNVVGFPPLQIENSFSNTKENSQH
- a CDS encoding TlpA family protein disulfide reductase encodes the protein MHKSSNLLLNLCLSSLVFSVSLLATTSASNSSTPIESALTQVAQANPCASANPCASANPCAAKRNSVGGPLSKELQGKPVVVDIFASWCPACKNIKPTLSQLRQEYAGRVHFIVLDVTDKSATSQSESKAKQLGLGQFFAANKSKTGMVAIVDPATGKILAQHSNNPDESAYTSVLDTALAKK
- the ltrA gene encoding group II intron reverse transcriptase/maturase; translated protein: MKDRFKLEIGAKEPLTDWTAIQWKPIKKRVKNLRQRIYRATQNHRWNQVRSLTKLMLRSYSNLLQSVRRVTLENHGKKTAGIDGQKALTPSDRVKLVHQMQEYTLWKVRPTKRIYIPKANGKQRPLGIPVLQDRVAQAMVKNALEPSWEARFEANSYGFRPGRSCHDALVQCHNRLRKGHDSWILDADIKSAFDNISHESILKALGTIPGRELVKQWLKAGYVESEIFYPTLKGTAQGGICSPLLANIALTGLEELLSRYQKVKPAPFFDKSRGKVRNRNKKSNAYGYIRYADDFLITATNKNDIETIVPAIQRWLWERGLELNLEKTNIKNINDGVNFLGFTIRQFKGKTLEMPEKEKVLHKLREIRTWLKNHQQISPEMLINYLNPIIRGFGNYYRIGSSKRVMSYFDKEVWKALWRWAKRRHPNKGRHWVQKKYFRTHQNRKWRFFAKARDRQGEPTFIYLLQAATIPIERHVKVEGTASLDDPSLKSYWLKRLTKLGKVRWENGSKLRKVAENQKWKCPICGEHLLNGEKLHIHHLKSMKEGGTDSIDNLVHLHVACHKHIHAGGVFVKQEA
- a CDS encoding cytochrome c biogenesis protein CcdA gives rise to the protein MSRIPKPDRKLFLAKIPKQQKFWLLFGGLVLLGLVIALVATEPISREIERSISLMENSYQQWLDKQDTTNPLVLFPLAFIGGLIASISPCILALLPINLSYIGTRNIKSRQDALSKASLFVLGVVTILSLFGLASSFAGAVMVEYRGYINLGVGAIILVMGLSLLGIIKLPLPEVKADASGFGPYGVGVTFALVSSPCASPVLFAVLAAAAATGSQVLGTLTMVSYALGYTIIIFLSSLMAGLVKQTRLLLDYSEWIIRIGSAALILAGGYYLVVGSLWFF
- a CDS encoding ion transporter encodes the protein MKTSEKHLLNRERQEILQQLEDWLETPMLLLSFAWLALFVVELIWGLTPLLQAIGTVIWIIFILDFILEFTLAPHKLAYLQRNWLTVISLPLPALRLFRFVRVLRVLNTARAARGIRLLRVITRTNRGMRAIGASLGRRGFGYVVTTTLVITLVGAAGMYAFESNPPDGRGLNDYGSALWWTAMLMTTLGSEYWPQTPEGRVLCFLLALYAFAVFGYLTAAIATFFIGRDADDDEAEIAGAKSIAALHAEITALRQEIQALSQQKLEP
- a CDS encoding thioredoxin family protein gives rise to the protein MIQAFVPCAPSVSLLTADVGGVSDPFTGEYGAGTQREDGFPVKTQRLRSRVEIDMVEEPELAIDMGVRNAPTVVLFKQQQELTRIAGLKPKKQYQEMVQQALST